DNA from Cumulibacter manganitolerans:
CGGCCGCTCCCTCGGCGTGCACCTGCTCGTGGCCAGCCAGCGGCTGGACGAGGGCCGCATCAAGGGCCTCGACGCGCACCTGTCGTACCGCATCGCGCTGCGCACCCAGGGCGCCGCGGAGTCCCGGGCGGTCATCGGCGTCCCGGACGCCGCCGCGCTGCCGATGACGCCCGGGCACGGATACCTCCAGGCCGCGGGCGCCGTCGTGCGCTTCGTCGCCGACCGGTCCACGGCGGCCGCGGTCGCCCCCGCCTCCGAGCGACCCGGGCCGGTCCGCCGCTGGGCCCACGCCAACGGACCCGAGACCGACCGGACCGCGGGCGCCGACGGGCAGACGGTGCTCGAGCAGGCGACCCGGCGCGCCGGGCGGCGGCCGGGACGCGCCCGGCCGATCTGGGTCCCACCGCCGCAGCGCTCGCCGCGGCTCGACGAGCTCGTCGACGACCTCGCCACCCGGCCGGGGCGCGGCTACGGGTCGGTCGCGGGGCAGGGCGCGCAGGTTCCCATCGGGTGGGTGGACCTGCCCGAGCGCCAGGCGATCGAGCCCTACCTCGTGGATCTGTCCGGCGGCCGCGGGCACGTGGGGATCGTCGGCGCGACCCGCGCGGGCACCAGCACGGCGCTGCGCACGCTGCTGCTGGCCCTCGCCCTGCGGCACACCCCCGAGGAGGCGGCCTTCTTCGTCGTCGACCTGTCCGGTGGCCGGCTGTCCGCCCTGGAAGCGCTGCCGCACACCGCCGCCGTGGCCACCGCGGCCCAGCCCGAGCGGGTCCGCGCGACCATCCGGCACGTCGCCGCCCTGGTGCGCAGCCGCGAGGACGACCCGACGTCCGCCGGCGGCCGGGTC
Protein-coding regions in this window:
- a CDS encoding FtsK/SpoIIIE domain-containing protein — protein: GGGADDVGGPLRPVLGRGGAGTPLVLDLREPGEGGVGPHGLLVGATGSGKSELLRLLVCRLLERHGPAELCFAFVDFKGGATFAPFDGLPQVAASITNLEDDAGLVERAQTALSAELARRQRVLRAHGVASIVDLPSGTLPRLLVCVDEFSELLAQEPQTIDVLTQIGRLGRSLGVHLLVASQRLDEGRIKGLDAHLSYRIALRTQGAAESRAVIGVPDAAALPMTPGHGYLQAAGAVVRFVADRSTAAAVAPASERPGPVRRWAHANGPETDRTAGADGQTVLEQATRRAGRRPGRARPIWVPPPQRSPRLDELVDDLATRPGRGYGSVAGQGAQVPIGWVDLPERQAIEPYLVDLSGGRGHVGIVGATRAGTSTALRTLLLALALRHTPEEAAFFVVDLSGGRLSALEALPHTAAVATAAQPERVRATIRHVAALVRSREDDPTSAGGRVYLAVDGLTRLRADHEDLEAVVLDVARRGLRLGVHVLCTALRWLDVRPPLRDLLGTRLELRLGDPVESEIDRRNAARVPRGTPGRGLTAEGRALY